The Fischerella sp. PCC 9605 genome includes the window GCATCCAGAATTAGACAATGATGCTAATTTGCAATGGATGAAGAAAAAAGTTTTGGCTGAAACGTTACCAAATGGATACTGTGGACTGCCTGCACAGCTTACCTGTAGTAAGGGCAATGCCTGTCTAACCTGCGGTGATTTTCGTACAACTATTGAATTTTTAGACCAACATAAGGAACATCTAGAACGTACTAATAAAGTTCTTGAAGTAGCTAAAGCGTCGGGTTGGCATCGCCAAATTCAAGTTAACGAAGATGTCAAAAAAAGTTTAGAAAATATCATCAATACTCTGGAGAGCAACAAGAATGAGTAATGATGCCAAGATAGCTGCTTTGAAATCTGCTGCCGAGCAGAAGAAACAACAAGCATCTGACAATTTAGAAAAAGCAATTCGTAAACTAACTCAAGAGAATAAGCCGATAACCTTTGCTAACGTTGCAAGGGAAGCAGGGCTTTCAGTTAGTTATCTCTATAAATACCCAGAGATTAAAGAGCGCATTGATAGTTTAAGAAAACAGCAACTTAAAGCAGGTAAGCCACCTCAACCACAAAAGGCATCGGATGATTCAAAAGCTGTTATTATCTATCAGCTTAGAGAAAGAATTAAAAAACTGGAGGCTGAAGTAACAGGACTTCGTAGAGTCAATGAGGGATTAGCTGGTAGGGTTTATCATCTACAAGGTGCTGATGATTTAGCAGAAAGGCTTAAGGCTGAAAATACACAGCTAAAAATTGAAAATGCAGAGTTGAAGCAACAATTAGAAGAAGCTCGTCTTTCTCATTTAGATTCATCTATTGCATTGCCCAACAACTCAAAGGTCACTTCATTAGATAAGAGAAGGGCTGGACGTTCAGATATCAGTGATAATCTTAAACAGCAACTTGACTTAATCGGAATTAAATTGAATGCTACATTAACAAAAACTATTAAGTCAGCATCAGAAGAAACTGTTTTAAATGCAATAGAAGCTTTTAAGGAAGCAATGGCTAGTAGCAATATTGAAAAGCCAGGAGCATGGCTTAAAAAAGCTATAGAAGAGGGTTGGATTCCTAATGAAGAAATTGGACAACAATCTGAATTGGATGTTTTTAAGGAATGGTATACATTAGCCTACAAGAAGAAATTAGTTCTTGCCAGCCAAAACACCAAGGACGGTATCATCGTTTACACACAATCCGAACAGTGGATACCTTTCCCAGAGATGTTGGTAAAGTATCCACTGTCAACGTTGTAGAAAATATTCACAACGTTAAATGCTTATACAGTCAACGTCGTGTACATTGTGGTTTAGATAAGCGAAGCAGGGCGGGGAGGGATAGGAGGTCAAATCTATAGGCTCGATGCCTGTAGATTTGACAATCTCCGAGTTGGCAGCACGATTAATCCCGTGCTTCGCTGTACCAATCGGACTTTTTTAGCAGTGAATTGTCCTAGACGTTTCCAAGACGCATCACTTACCGAAACTTGTTTAAGTAAGTAGGTGAAAAAATTTATAGGTATGTAACAAACAGTTAAGCAGAAGAATGAGAGTTAAATCTTACACGTTGCGTACTGTAGTTCCCCTTTTCTCCTCTTGTTTGGACTCCATCAATCACAGCATATGCAAGGTCTAACTCATCCTCAAAACTTTTTGAGGCTAGTTCATCTTTTTTGAGGTGTTGCCACTCTAATTCAATTGGATTCATTTCAGAACAATATTTAGGCAAAAAGAAGATGTAGAAACCCATCTCTTCCCACTTTGACCATAATTGCTGAACTTCTTTACACCGATGTATTGGGCCGTTGTCCTGCACAATTACTCTGATGCGTCCTGATTTTTGGGCTTCTGCGGCTTCAATCTCCATCATTTGGATATAAGTTTTACGTGAAACACCACCAATCACCAGCCCGTACACAAAACTAATTAAGGGTTGGAGAAAACCAATAATACTTAATCTTCGACCTCGACGCGAACTAAGCTCTAAACGTTTTTGTTCTCCTCGGAAGTAGTAGCTATAACTTGGTTCACTCCAAGCACAAAACCCAGATTCATCCACATACTTTAAATCTATTTCTCCCACAGCAGCAGATAATTCCAGCATTTCTAAGTCTGCCTGTTTAATTTGTTGCAATACTGGATCTTGTTTTCCTTTATGGCTTTTCCTGGTTCGTTTCCAAATCACCCCCTTTTTTTGAGTACCCGTCTCAACCAGTCGGGACTTAAATTAATCGAACGTTCTTGTTCTAATTTTTGGGCTAGTTGAACGCTGTTGTATGTGCGTGGTTCTTGTTCTAAACAGTCTTCTAAAAACGTTATGTCAGTTTCTGTCCACTTGGGTTTTCTTCCGCGCCCTGGTTTAGACCAAAGTCCCTCTAACCCTAGCTTTTTCCACTTATGCAAAACTTCTCTTACTGTTTGTTCAGTCCAATTAAAGTGAGCCGCTATCTTCTCTACATACCAACCATGTGCGCTCAATCTAATCACTTCTGCTCGGTCTTTCACTTTTTGGGGTACATCTGCCGTTCTCAGGTTGAAAAGAGTTGTATCTTGTTGTGGAGTTAGAAATACCCTTAAACGACTGCCCATGTCTTTGTTACCGTGCTAGATAGATCATACGTATTTACTTATCTTCACATAGTTTGGTTTTTTTAAGTCGTTCTACTTAGAGGTATCGCCACTCACCCAACCGCAATAAGTTTTGATTCCTTGAGTAGCTTCCACACAGTCGCCTTTTCTGAACCCATGCCGCGTCACAGTGCCACGTATTTTCTCCTCACTCCTCCCTTGGCAGGAACCATGAGATGAAGTTAGCGACGCGATATTGGGGGGCGACGAATCACTGTAAATGCTGCCGGAGTGATGGCGACATTACCTTTCCAGCCCATTGTTTGGCGGTCAATCATGCCATATCGAATGAAAGCGCTACATGCCAAAGCAACACCGTCTACGGCGTGGGTTGCAGGGATTGCATCACCCTTAGAGTGTTTTTGTTTGTGTAGTCCTAGTTGTTGTCTAATGTTTGCAGTCTGCCAATCTTCAACTTGCTTAACTTCGCCGTAATCAGTAAGATTTTCTAATTGCCATTTCTGACCAACC containing:
- a CDS encoding DUF6262 family protein, translated to MSNDAKIAALKSAAEQKKQQASDNLEKAIRKLTQENKPITFANVAREAGLSVSYLYKYPEIKERIDSLRKQQLKAGKPPQPQKASDDSKAVIIYQLRERIKKLEAEVTGLRRVNEGLAGRVYHLQGADDLAERLKAENTQLKIENAELKQQLEEARLSHLDSSIALPNNSKVTSLDKRRAGRSDISDNLKQQLDLIGIKLNATLTKTIKSASEETVLNAIEAFKEAMASSNIEKPGAWLKKAIEEGWIPNEEIGQQSELDVFKEWYTLAYKKKLVLASQNTKDGIIVYTQSEQWIPFPEMLVKYPLSTL
- a CDS encoding IS630 family transposase (programmed frameshift), which encodes MGSRLRVFLTPQQDTTLFNLRTADVPQKVKDRAEVIRLSAHGWYVEKIAAHFNWTEQTVREVLHKWKKLGLEGLWSKPGRGRKPKWTETDITFLEDCLEQEPRTYNSVQLAQKLEQERSINLSPDWLRRVLKKGVIWKRTRKSHKGKQDPVLQQIKQADLEMLELSAAVGEIDLKYVDESGFCAWSEPSYSYYFRGEQKRLELSSRRGRRLSIIGFLQPLISFVYGLVIGGVSRKTYIQMMEIEAAEAQKSGRIRVIVQDNGPIHRCKEVQQLWSKWEEMGFYIFFLPKYCSEMNPIELEWQHLKKDELASKSFEDELDLAYAVIDGVQTRGEKGNYSTQRVRFNSHSSA